One Bacteroidota bacterium genomic window carries:
- the msrA gene encoding peptide-methionine (S)-S-oxide reductase MsrA: protein MKIEYATFGAGCFWCVEAVFASLKGVIKVEPGYCGGDTVNPTYEEVCTGNTNHAEVCHIEFDSETIGFEKLLEVFWKVHDPTTLNRQGGDIGTQYRSVIFCHNAEQKHLAESIKEKLEDEKVWDKPVVTVIEDFEVFYPAEDYHFNYFKNNPNQQYCAVVVRPKVEKFKKVFSAYLK from the coding sequence ATGAAGATAGAATATGCCACATTTGGCGCAGGCTGTTTCTGGTGCGTAGAGGCAGTATTTGCATCGCTCAAAGGCGTGATTAAGGTTGAACCCGGGTATTGCGGTGGCGATACCGTAAATCCGACCTACGAGGAAGTGTGTACCGGGAATACTAACCATGCCGAGGTATGCCATATTGAATTCGATTCCGAAACAATCGGTTTCGAAAAACTATTGGAAGTTTTCTGGAAGGTACACGATCCTACAACATTAAATCGCCAGGGGGGTGATATTGGCACACAATACCGTTCGGTTATCTTCTGCCATAATGCAGAACAGAAACATTTGGCCGAATCCATAAAAGAGAAGTTGGAAGACGAAAAAGTGTGGGATAAGCCTGTGGTGACCGTAATTGAAGATTTCGAGGTTTTTTATCCTGCAGAGGATTACCATTTTAACTATTTTAAAAACAATCCGAATCAGCAATATTGTGCGGTAGTGGTTCGCCCCAAGGTAGAAAAGTTTAAAAAGGTATTTAGCGCTTATTTAAAATAA
- the ccsA gene encoding cytochrome c biogenesis protein CcsA — MKRLITVLASPVLMVTLLLFFGIAMGVATFVESRQSTEVAWKLVYNAKWFELIMLLGAVNLSFSVFTRKLYRLSKFSIFLFHISFVVIILGAGVTRYTGLEGTIQIREGQQSDLLQVGKSETLRLPFYLYLDDFVIDYYPGSQNPSGFKSKVVLVDAEKGIEEPREVYMNHILKHRGYRFYQSSYHTDFKGTVLSVSRDPIGSTISYMGYFLLALGMAWSLLNRQSRFLQLLFQKKTITLTCILFLAVSSPVWANVDSIPVIPAEHASKFGDLLVRDEQGRTKSVNTLAEDVFRKVYRKTNYQGQSALQVLLGMYVYPEQWQHAKLVYAGKNVPSLIGLEGKYASLSECYAGNGFFISSMEALKAYQLPPAQRSKAQNDLIRFDERLNILYYWFGGQMLNVFPSNSDSSSVWYNPINLDQSDYGSDTAYLHKLLPLYFSEVRTAMQTGNWQLADELISSLNTFQLTKGKNLPSARLVQLEKWYYKTYLFKRIASLYLWLGLMLLIVGLIKVFIQAFRSTWLQKGITILIGLVLFAHTAGLALRWAISGHAPWSNAYESMVFIAWSGVFAGIIFARKNSGILAVAALLAWVYLFAGHMSWMDPQITNLVPVLKSKWLVIHVAVITSSYGFLGVGSIMAFINILLLSIRGRQTRERIDKNIDELTRIIELSLTIGLYLLTVGTFLGAIWANVSWGRYWAWDPKETWALITVLVYAVVLHLRLIPATKGVLLFNFSSLVAYASVMMTYFGVNYFLSGLHSYAAGDPMPVPNGVYIAMGVILVLTLAAWLNQRWLGKVDALLEN; from the coding sequence ATGAAAAGACTCATCACTGTGCTGGCTTCGCCGGTACTCATGGTAACATTGTTGTTGTTTTTTGGAATTGCCATGGGCGTAGCCACTTTTGTGGAGAGCCGGCAAAGCACCGAAGTTGCCTGGAAACTGGTTTACAATGCCAAATGGTTCGAGCTGATTATGCTTTTAGGTGCTGTGAACCTGAGTTTCTCGGTGTTTACCCGTAAACTTTACCGGCTTTCGAAATTCAGTATCTTTTTATTTCATATTTCATTTGTGGTAATTATTCTGGGTGCAGGAGTTACACGCTATACCGGTCTTGAGGGTACAATCCAGATACGCGAAGGTCAGCAATCCGATTTACTGCAGGTAGGCAAATCAGAAACCCTGCGACTGCCTTTTTACCTCTATCTCGATGATTTTGTGATCGATTACTATCCTGGCTCACAAAATCCATCGGGATTCAAATCGAAAGTTGTGTTGGTGGATGCCGAGAAGGGAATTGAAGAGCCTCGTGAAGTTTATATGAACCATATTTTAAAGCACCGTGGTTATCGTTTTTATCAGTCGTCGTACCATACCGATTTTAAAGGTACTGTGTTGTCGGTGAGCCGCGATCCGATAGGTTCAACCATAAGCTATATGGGTTACTTTTTGTTGGCTCTTGGCATGGCCTGGAGTTTGTTGAACCGCCAGAGCCGTTTTCTGCAGCTTTTATTTCAGAAGAAAACAATTACTCTGACTTGTATACTATTTTTAGCAGTAAGCTCCCCTGTATGGGCCAACGTCGATTCCATTCCGGTAATACCTGCTGAGCATGCTTCAAAATTCGGCGATTTGCTGGTGCGTGATGAACAGGGTCGAACCAAATCAGTCAATACCCTTGCCGAAGATGTGTTCAGAAAAGTGTACCGTAAAACCAACTACCAGGGGCAGAGTGCCTTGCAGGTGTTGTTGGGTATGTATGTATATCCCGAACAATGGCAACATGCCAAACTGGTTTATGCCGGTAAAAATGTACCCTCCCTTATTGGATTGGAAGGTAAATATGCTTCCCTTTCGGAGTGCTATGCAGGAAATGGTTTTTTCATTTCCAGCATGGAGGCTTTAAAAGCCTATCAGCTGCCACCTGCACAGCGAAGCAAGGCACAAAACGACCTCATTCGCTTCGATGAGCGATTGAATATACTTTACTACTGGTTTGGTGGTCAAATGCTCAATGTTTTTCCTTCCAACAGCGATAGCAGTTCGGTTTGGTATAACCCGATTAACCTCGATCAATCGGATTATGGATCAGATACAGCTTATTTGCATAAACTATTACCGCTCTATTTTTCCGAAGTAAGAACCGCAATGCAAACCGGCAACTGGCAATTGGCCGATGAGCTGATAAGCTCCTTGAATACGTTTCAGCTTACAAAGGGAAAAAATTTGCCTTCTGCCCGGTTGGTGCAACTTGAAAAATGGTATTACAAGACTTATCTTTTTAAACGCATAGCAAGTCTATACCTATGGCTGGGATTGATGCTGTTGATTGTCGGACTTATAAAAGTTTTTATCCAGGCTTTCAGATCAACCTGGCTTCAAAAAGGAATCACTATTCTTATTGGTTTAGTCTTGTTTGCACATACAGCCGGATTGGCTCTTCGATGGGCTATTTCGGGTCATGCTCCCTGGAGCAATGCCTACGAATCGATGGTATTCATTGCCTGGTCGGGGGTGTTTGCCGGAATTATCTTTGCCCGGAAAAATTCTGGTATACTGGCTGTTGCTGCCCTGTTGGCATGGGTTTATTTATTTGCCGGCCACATGAGCTGGATGGATCCACAAATAACCAACCTTGTTCCTGTGTTAAAATCGAAATGGTTGGTGATACACGTAGCAGTAATTACTTCGAGCTATGGATTTTTGGGTGTGGGCAGTATCATGGCTTTTATTAATATTTTACTTCTTTCCATACGAGGTCGCCAAACACGTGAGCGTATCGACAAGAATATCGATGAACTCACACGCATTATTGAGCTTTCTTTAACCATAGGTTTGTACCTGTTAACTGTTGGTACATTTTTAGGTGCTATTTGGGCCAATGTGTCATGGGGCCGCTACTGGGCCTGGGACCCTAAAGAAACCTGGGCACTGATTACCGTGCTGGTTTATGCAGTGGTACTTCATTTACGCCTGATACCCGCTACGAAAGGTGTTCTTCTTTTCAACTTTTCAAGCTTGGTAGCCTATGCTTCGGTAATGATGACCTATTTTGGGGTGAATTATTTTCTTTCGGGCTTGCATTCTTATGCTGCCGGAGATCCAATGCCTGTGCCCAATGGAGTGTATATAGCCATGGGAGTGATTTTGGTATTAACCTTAGCGGCTTGGCTCAATCAGCGCTGGCTTGGTAAAGTCGATGCTTTGTTGGAGAATTAG
- a CDS encoding glycosyltransferase family 4 protein, whose product MKKVLIISYYWPPSGGSGVQRWLKFVKYLPAFGFEPHVLIPSNPTYPQVDPSLQKDIPASLKLLKVPIIEPYEWFARLTGIEKKQATQASAIQNIRNNTWKSKLALWIRSNLFIPDARMLWIRPATRALKKYLQKNKIDRIISSGPPHSTHLIALRVKRVMPHIQWFADFRDPWTNIDFYSDLSLTRLADRRHKKLEKTVLQTADRVIAVGNQMAAEMAAISGRKIDVITNGFDPDDFPKNSLPVDEQISLTHLGSLGKSRNPQVLWKALSKLKIENPDKFSHIRVRLIGNVDASVFEAASKEGILDCVEHLPYVDHHEIASYLGRSNLLLLMVNDAPNAKGIVTGKAFEYLASGRPIICLGPKEGDLSNILQTAGQTEPFDANDSEALYRYLLHYQTQSTSISSASLQYSRKELTGKLVEIIQDKI is encoded by the coding sequence ATGAAAAAAGTATTAATCATTAGCTATTATTGGCCACCCAGTGGTGGTAGCGGCGTACAACGCTGGTTAAAATTTGTAAAATACCTGCCTGCATTTGGTTTCGAACCACACGTTTTGATCCCTTCCAATCCCACCTACCCACAAGTGGATCCAAGCCTTCAAAAAGATATCCCGGCAAGTCTGAAACTTCTAAAAGTACCCATTATAGAGCCCTACGAATGGTTTGCACGCCTCACCGGCATTGAGAAAAAACAGGCAACCCAGGCCTCGGCCATACAAAATATCCGAAACAACACATGGAAATCGAAACTGGCACTCTGGATTCGCAGCAACCTGTTTATTCCCGATGCCCGTATGTTATGGATTCGTCCGGCTACCAGGGCACTGAAGAAGTATTTGCAAAAGAACAAGATCGATCGAATCATTTCCAGCGGCCCTCCCCACTCCACCCATCTGATTGCTTTGCGTGTAAAAAGAGTCATGCCGCATATTCAATGGTTTGCCGATTTCCGCGATCCCTGGACCAACATCGATTTCTACAGCGACTTGTCACTTACCCGCTTAGCCGATCGCCGACATAAAAAGTTAGAGAAAACCGTATTGCAAACGGCAGATCGGGTTATTGCCGTAGGAAATCAAATGGCTGCTGAAATGGCAGCTATTTCAGGAAGAAAAATTGATGTAATTACAAATGGATTTGATCCCGACGATTTTCCCAAAAACTCATTACCTGTTGATGAACAAATTTCGCTTACCCATTTAGGCTCATTGGGCAAATCGCGCAATCCGCAAGTATTATGGAAGGCCTTATCGAAACTGAAAATTGAAAATCCTGACAAGTTCTCACACATCAGAGTAAGGCTCATTGGCAATGTCGATGCGTCGGTTTTCGAAGCTGCTTCGAAGGAAGGAATACTTGATTGTGTAGAGCACCTTCCTTATGTCGATCACCATGAAATTGCCAGTTATTTAGGCCGTTCGAACCTGTTGCTGCTTATGGTGAATGATGCCCCCAATGCGAAAGGAATTGTAACAGGAAAGGCATTTGAATACCTGGCCTCTGGAAGGCCTATTATATGCCTTGGCCCAAAGGAAGGCGACCTTTCCAATATCCTGCAAACAGCGGGACAGACTGAGCCATTCGATGCCAACGATTCAGAAGCCTTGTACCGCTATCTTTTACACTACCAAACTCAATCTACCAGCATTTCGTCTGCCAGCCTGCAATACAGCAGGAAGGAATTAACCGGAAAATTGGTTGAAATCATCCAGGATAAAATCTAA
- a CDS encoding response regulator, whose product MTGNQKPKILYVDDEAINLELFQLAFEDLFEIIVAESGMEGLDMVSQSDDIDLIISDMKMPGISGMEFISRTKQLKPEIPCIILSGYDKSKEIDEALEKKLILDYMMKPFNRNKIQKTLNEILLTKRSS is encoded by the coding sequence ATGACTGGTAACCAGAAGCCGAAAATTTTATATGTGGATGATGAAGCCATAAACCTCGAATTGTTTCAACTTGCTTTTGAAGATTTATTTGAGATAATTGTCGCTGAATCGGGAATGGAAGGACTGGATATGGTTTCACAAAGCGACGACATTGATTTGATAATAAGCGACATGAAAATGCCTGGAATAAGCGGCATGGAATTTATTTCCAGAACCAAACAACTTAAGCCTGAAATACCATGCATTATTTTATCGGGTTATGATAAATCGAAAGAAATTGACGAAGCCCTCGAAAAAAAACTCATTCTGGACTACATGATGAAGCCCTTTAATAGAAATAAGATACAGAAAACATTAAACGAAATCTTACTGACCAAACGGTCAAGTTGA
- a CDS encoding PAS domain S-box protein translates to MSKGNIRIIHWKSFIVVFLLVLLVLVSLLLFLNTSLKTQALEESRNKAQLVSSQAVHTIELYYRDAYTINRLFAESFVQYKKNKISRYKVYNLMKEAIKENSNFLAIWTMWEPNAYDAMDNVYAGDSLHDQKGNFAFAYYFDDHILKSEINDTLDYLEDFYTIPARVKKPIILEPFYYQYHGNEKIYFETSLVSPIIENELFLGVIGIDIDLHALQDKFDRLKVYESGFVSILSNSGHVVTGYHSLERNYDSDGFQYIEDKSIVDSFKTGRAFVYKGISEFSKTKVLRFFYPINIEYMVSPWYIMVEIPEQEVYQSVKSIKATIGVVMFLILLIGILAMNYLLNRRRQQSLNRILFQDSRTPLVVMDPENSQFIDCNPAAVKIYGYTNKEELLGKTPFDVLAPEQENGDTKMSVNQFIKTALEKESVLFECINSRPDGTIWFAEVHLMAFNFWGKKLLQFNIMDITDRRKAYHELLRYQNQLELMVKERTDELQTVNEELQSTNEDLYEKNEILFQQKEQLSQTLETLKNTQSQLIQAEKMASLSVLTAGVAHEINNPLNFIMGSLVGFENYFAKHKPEDEQKIEVLLRGMKTGVERATSIVKGLNQFSRDTDSYSEEYEIRTIVENCLIILQNQIKDRIEIQKDYFSETIVMKGSVGKLHQVVINLLTNSIQAIEGKGTIWLKTQQDTKNITLIVSDTGCGISAEILPKITDPFFTTKAPNEGVGLGLSISYSIVKDHRGSLTFESEPGKGTKAMLTLTR, encoded by the coding sequence ATGTCAAAAGGCAATATCAGGATCATTCACTGGAAGAGTTTTATTGTTGTATTTCTCCTGGTGCTGCTTGTTCTTGTTTCACTTTTACTTTTTCTAAATACAAGTCTTAAAACTCAGGCCCTCGAAGAATCGAGAAACAAAGCTCAACTGGTATCGTCACAGGCTGTGCACACCATCGAATTGTATTATAGAGATGCTTACACCATTAACCGGTTGTTTGCAGAAAGTTTTGTTCAATATAAAAAGAATAAAATTTCGCGCTATAAGGTTTATAACCTGATGAAAGAAGCTATAAAGGAGAACTCCAACTTTCTGGCTATCTGGACCATGTGGGAACCCAATGCCTATGATGCCATGGATAATGTGTATGCGGGCGATAGTTTACACGATCAAAAAGGCAATTTTGCCTTTGCCTATTATTTCGACGACCATATTTTGAAAAGCGAAATCAACGATACCCTCGATTACCTCGAAGATTTTTATACCATTCCGGCCCGAGTGAAAAAGCCAATCATTCTCGAGCCCTTTTATTATCAATACCACGGAAACGAGAAGATATACTTCGAAACTTCGCTGGTAAGTCCTATTATAGAAAACGAGCTTTTTCTGGGAGTAATTGGCATCGACATAGACCTTCATGCTCTTCAAGATAAGTTTGACAGGCTTAAGGTATATGAAAGCGGTTTTGTAAGCATTCTATCTAATTCTGGCCATGTAGTTACAGGTTACCATTCACTTGAGCGCAATTACGATTCAGATGGTTTTCAATATATCGAGGACAAGTCTATTGTTGATTCTTTTAAGACAGGCAGGGCATTTGTTTACAAGGGCATTTCGGAATTCAGTAAAACAAAGGTGCTTCGCTTTTTTTATCCTATCAACATCGAGTACATGGTATCGCCCTGGTACATTATGGTAGAAATACCCGAACAGGAAGTATACCAAAGTGTAAAAAGCATAAAAGCAACTATTGGGGTGGTAATGTTCCTAATACTGCTTATTGGCATTCTGGCAATGAATTACCTTCTTAACCGCCGTAGGCAGCAGAGTTTGAATCGCATACTTTTTCAGGACTCACGCACTCCACTAGTTGTAATGGATCCTGAAAACAGCCAGTTTATCGATTGTAACCCTGCGGCCGTAAAAATTTATGGGTATACAAACAAAGAAGAACTTTTAGGAAAAACCCCATTTGATGTTTTAGCACCAGAACAAGAAAATGGTGACACAAAAATGAGTGTAAACCAATTCATTAAAACAGCCCTCGAAAAAGAGTCGGTATTGTTCGAATGCATCAATTCGCGCCCCGATGGTACAATATGGTTTGCTGAAGTTCATCTTATGGCATTTAATTTTTGGGGTAAAAAGCTTTTGCAATTCAATATAATGGACATTACCGACAGGAGAAAAGCCTATCACGAATTGCTCCGGTACCAAAATCAACTTGAATTGATGGTGAAGGAGCGTACCGACGAACTCCAAACCGTAAATGAAGAATTGCAATCGACCAACGAAGATTTGTATGAAAAAAACGAGATTCTTTTTCAGCAAAAAGAACAGCTAAGCCAAACCCTCGAAACGCTTAAAAATACCCAGTCGCAACTTATTCAGGCCGAAAAAATGGCTTCCCTTAGTGTGCTTACCGCCGGGGTTGCCCACGAGATAAACAACCCGCTCAATTTTATTATGGGCTCCCTTGTTGGATTTGAAAATTACTTTGCCAAACACAAACCCGAAGATGAACAAAAAATTGAAGTGCTGCTAAGAGGCATGAAAACTGGCGTTGAACGTGCCACTTCTATTGTGAAAGGACTCAATCAGTTTAGCAGGGACACAGACAGCTATTCCGAAGAATATGAGATAAGGACTATTGTCGAAAACTGCCTGATAATTCTGCAAAACCAGATCAAAGACCGCATTGAAATTCAGAAAGATTACTTTTCCGAAACTATTGTAATGAAGGGCAGTGTAGGAAAGCTTCACCAGGTAGTAATCAACCTGCTTACCAATTCCATTCAGGCTATCGAAGGGAAGGGCACAATCTGGTTAAAAACACAGCAAGACACTAAGAATATAACACTCATTGTAAGCGATACGGGTTGTGGAATAAGTGCGGAAATATTGCCAAAAATTACCGATCCCTTTTTCACCACCAAAGCTCCCAACGAAGGGGTAGGTTTAGGGCTTTCCATTTCATATTCAATTGTGAAGGATCATAGAGGCAGTTTAACCTTCGAATCGGAACCAGGTAAAGGCACTAAAGCCATGCTTACACTAACAAGATAA
- a CDS encoding polysaccharide deacetylase family protein yields MKTNFWALTTALSFLFASFAYSQQIPAGYEVATWLDFTEAAITYTFDDGTSGHTDVAVPMFNEYGYKLTLNTVTGEVSDWDALRSAAADGHEVASHSVTHSNFNDLSDSEIRWELSQSQTTIEENIPGYKCETHAYPYCIAKDESICEEFYIAGRSCQGYIEKKVPDSYYYINSVSCGTDGDINDQTSFRNYANNAATQNGWLVMLIHGVDNDGGGSQVTSAWMRGTLDFLDARRAKFWVGTFGQVVKYIREREAASIYEIASTDTSRVIQVTDGLPDEMYNMPITISYKLPSGWDTLNVFQAGNSIDNSIVSETDGDYLHFNAVPDAGNVYIYNSSNGTPPIDTTPTDTVPIDTIPIDTIPIDTIPIDTVPIDTVPIDTIPIDTVPIDTVPIDTVPIDTIPIDTVPIDTIPIDTVPIDSNETSVNSPSFSNDDLKAYSDESYLYILFNPLENQAILMSLFDTYGRKITEQRILFDFEGRASCDINRYGLKPGIYIVQIRGTPGTFSKVFLL; encoded by the coding sequence ATGAAAACTAACTTTTGGGCTTTAACCACAGCACTTTCTTTTCTTTTTGCTTCATTTGCCTATAGCCAGCAAATTCCTGCTGGTTATGAAGTAGCGACCTGGCTAGACTTTACCGAAGCTGCCATAACTTATACCTTCGACGATGGTACAAGTGGGCATACCGATGTAGCGGTACCTATGTTCAACGAATATGGTTATAAACTTACCCTCAATACCGTTACGGGTGAGGTTTCGGACTGGGATGCCTTAAGGAGTGCGGCAGCCGATGGACATGAAGTAGCCAGCCATTCGGTGACACATTCGAACTTTAACGACCTGAGCGATTCAGAAATCAGATGGGAGTTAAGCCAATCGCAAACTACCATCGAAGAAAATATTCCTGGCTACAAGTGTGAAACGCATGCCTATCCCTATTGCATTGCCAAAGACGAATCGATTTGCGAAGAGTTTTATATTGCAGGTAGAAGCTGCCAGGGTTACATCGAGAAAAAAGTACCCGATTCGTATTACTATATTAATTCAGTAAGTTGTGGAACCGATGGCGATATAAACGACCAGACCAGTTTTAGAAACTATGCCAACAATGCGGCTACACAAAACGGTTGGCTTGTTATGCTGATACACGGTGTAGACAACGACGGCGGTGGTTCTCAAGTTACATCGGCATGGATGCGGGGTACGCTTGACTTTTTAGATGCCAGAAGGGCAAAGTTTTGGGTGGGCACATTTGGACAGGTAGTAAAATATATACGCGAACGCGAAGCTGCAAGTATTTACGAAATTGCCTCCACAGATACTTCACGTGTAATACAAGTAACCGATGGTTTACCCGATGAGATGTACAACATGCCCATCACAATAAGCTATAAACTGCCCAGTGGCTGGGATACGCTCAATGTGTTTCAGGCGGGCAATTCGATTGACAACAGTATTGTGAGTGAAACAGATGGAGATTATCTCCATTTCAATGCTGTACCCGATGCAGGCAATGTTTACATATATAACTCCAGTAATGGAACCCCTCCTATTGATACAACACCTACCGATACTGTGCCAATTGATACCATACCCATCGATACAATTCCTATTGATACAATTCCTATTGATACTGTGCCTATTGATACAGTTCCAATTGATACAATTCCCATTGATACTGTGCCTATTGATACAGTTCCAATTGATACTGTGCCTATCGATACGATACCTATCGATACCGTTCCAATCGATACAATTCCCATTGATACCGTTCCTATCGATAGCAATGAAACATCGGTTAACTCACCTTCATTTTCCAACGACGATTTAAAGGCATATTCCGATGAGAGTTACCTCTATATTTTATTTAACCCGCTGGAAAACCAGGCTATACTTATGAGTCTGTTCGACACTTATGGCAGAAAAATCACCGAACAAAGGATTCTTTTCGACTTTGAAGGGAGAGCCTCCTGCGACATTAACAGGTATGGACTAAAACCGGGTATCTACATTGTACAGATTCGAGGCACACCTGGAACCTTTTCAAAAGTATTTCTATTGTAA
- a CDS encoding Hsp20/alpha crystallin family protein, producing MTLAKLSNYPSLFDRFLDSDLFDWSNRNFSNTNTTLPSVNIKESNDAFEVEMAAPGFKKDDFKIELNHDLLTISSEKKNENETKDGQQFSRREFSYQSFSRSFTLPNTADSEKIAARYENGLLNVIIPKKEEAKPKPARTIEIK from the coding sequence ATGACACTTGCTAAACTTTCCAATTATCCGTCTTTGTTCGACCGTTTTCTGGATAGCGATTTATTCGACTGGTCGAACCGTAACTTCTCTAACACTAATACTACACTACCATCGGTGAATATCAAAGAAAGCAACGATGCGTTTGAAGTAGAAATGGCCGCACCAGGTTTTAAAAAAGACGATTTCAAAATCGAATTAAACCATGACCTACTGACCATTTCTTCTGAAAAAAAGAATGAAAACGAAACCAAGGATGGTCAGCAATTTTCGCGTCGGGAATTCAGTTATCAATCGTTTAGTCGTTCTTTTACTCTGCCTAATACCGCCGATAGCGAGAAGATTGCTGCGCGCTACGAAAACGGGCTTCTGAATGTAATTATTCCCAAAAAAGAGGAAGCCAAACCAAAACCGGCGCGCACCATCGAAATTAAATGA